The DNA sequence CGGCAGGGAGAATGGAAAGATTTATCGGAATACTCGTGCTCCTCTCGACGTCTGACTTTGTCCAGGGCCAGTGTGAATTTGACTGTTACACGTATAAGAACTATTGCATGGACCAAGGCAAAGATATATCTGAAGATGTGCGGTATGAGTGTGCACCTTGTAGTGACATATGCCATGCTTCGGACGATGATTCCAACGAGAAACCATCATCCGAATGTGTCGATTACTGTTCTCGTAAGTCTCTGGTCTTATATATGTCCttttatcagaaaaaaatgaattaatgtaaCCGTGTAGTTTAGCAAATTTAGCAAATATTCGATAAATTAATATATCTATCTTTTTTATCACTTTCCTCAGATTATCTCTGGTACAGAAGTTTTGAGAAACAGAACAACGGTGAGACATATAATCTAATCTGTGAATCAAATTGTTATACAAATTGTCTGACATAATCTCTCCGACTTTCTAAAACTACTTATTTCAGCCGATGCAAATTTTGTCCATATTAACTATAAACTGTTTACAGTGCCCTGTTTTTTTTCACAGGTTTTCTTGGCAAAACGCTGTACGGTGATATTTCCCTCGTCGCTATCATATGCATCACATTCAGTGCTGTCTGTGTGATGGTCGTTCTGCGTATAATAGAGAAGTGTAAACTAAAGAAAAAGTACAAGCATTACACAAATGTTACAGGTATGATATCAAGTCATACAAGGATATACATTTTCCGCTCGAAGGTCGTGAAACTGCcgcttttgataattttatttgcaaagtcTTGCTCTACCCACCAAATTGTTTATTAAATACCATTTAGCTTGTCAGCataatacacatacatgtaaaatgcacttacattgtttaaatttgaattgtAGTCCGGACAAAACTTCACTTACATGAAATTTGGACACTCGtatatttgcattttgtatCATTGAGTGAAAGATGAATGAAgatttgccattttaaagtggAAACTGATTGAAGAGGTTACACTCGTAAACGCTACTTTGTTAGTTGACATTCTTGAACTTTGAGAAGGCATTTGACCTCGTTTACATTTGTCTACATTAATTTTATTCTCACTTTATTCGTCGTTCAGAATTACATAGGAAAGAAGCTGATATCCCCAACAGTGTGTCGATATCTACAGTTACACAAGTACAAAATCATCAATTTGAAAGTAACAACGGTTAGTACATTCAGTATTCAGAAAATTGTCTTTCGTAACAAGTATCCCCGTACATCATCTAGCAGTAATTTTGGAATGAATTGCGATTTGAAAGAAGAATCCCCGTTTCCCGATTTTACATAGCAATGAAATGCTATCGTGTAGAATGCGGATAGGTTTAGGAAGTTTAATCACCATTGCCAGTTCATCCGAcaacaaaactttcatttgCAGATCAACCAGCGAACGGGCGTGCACACGGACACCAGCATGGCGGCAGACTCGACAGTGAGACAAACATGACGTTAAACAGTGCTGGAAATGGGCATGCTGTCCTACACGCAATTCCGTCTGACGGAGATAGTGATAATTCGACTCAAGTCTTGAAGTCCTAAGACTGAAAATGATACTTGTCATGGCTATGACTGTTCTATTGATGTATCATAGACTATGATTTTAGTCAAAATTACCGTATACATTGAACGATTTCACgcaaatttcctttttttactCTGAACTATTGCTGAACGCGTCGAGAACGTAATTGGTTGGTTTTGTCGTATTCAGTATACATTAAGCTCAGCGCTTTCAGTACATGGCGTAATTTACTTTACCGTGAAATATATGGATTCCGTTCTTgtagaaataaacaaattattttaatgacatTTGTGGTTTCAATATCTCTATACGTAATCACtgccacagagtaatatcagacagagtggcaacagctattgtttaaggcgtgaagcggttacgtaagcaatccatgtttgcctcgcctcacgaagctcttggctctcttttccgaagagtgccgaccatgcacccttcggtaattttcggattttcaccaattgttaagcgaaagtatgttcgacaaagcttgtgttgttgttgtcgtgtggtgctgatcggaattgatgtgctggcgaaaacgagagtgttttgagcttcaggaaagtgggttttaccgttttaaaaattcctctcatatttttatgaatatataatgagtgtgtttgaaccaaatttgaaagtcttttatcgatactgtctggttttactcaatggtttacggtcagtcataccgtcttttacacgtgcgccaagaatgacatgtttatgaaactgctggcgtgttatgttttgattggcgtgaggcagtgtttctggcctgagagctcacaaagtaactatggttgctacgcgactggcagtacgatgccatctcgtcgtatgtttcgcataatctcgtgtaattatcaaccacaaaccaagcctccaaaaagtttaacaccttttaagctcattttaatatgaaaagccaatagtctaccgagacgaccatggaacaaaaggcatgcaagtgttgccactctgtttatgttactctgtgtcACTGCTAAATACAACGGTAACTACAAATCTAACAGTCACATTTTATCCAAGCTGGAAACCATGGAGACAGATAAAGAAGGGTTAAAGAAATCTGAACACAAACTTACCCTGGATTTGTAGAAAGTCCACTACACTCAGAGGTGGACATGTAAATGTGCAGTATGAACAATGTGGTGTGAAGATGAGAGTGTGTACTTTTACGATGGGCGCGCACAGCATGACGGAAAGATTTCAAAgccattttactgaaaaaggtTACCAGCTACCTAAGAAGACAAGATGAGGTAACATGACTCCAAATAAAAACCAAACATTATGTTAAACCAGTAATCACAAATGCAAGGTCAGATCTGAACTCTTATTTGCCGTTTTTGATTTAAAGAAGACAATAATTGTCACAATATAATGAACGAGTGTTTTCCTTCATCGTGGATTTCTTTGCTAGGTGAACGGCTGACGTAGGGTgagagttcgaatccgatcgagtAATTGGTGATGAATGCTTTGCCCTTGGGAAAGAGGTAGTTCTTTAAGTAGACAGAATTGTTCCTGAGGCTCTGAAGTCCAGTTTACATATTACGTTTTAATCACTTTGACAGTTTGTGCGTTTTTTAAAGTAATGTTTGTACATTTGTGCTTCATTCAACTTTAGCTTTGCGACGAAGTCACGGTCAAACTCAAGGCTTGCAATGACTTCATTCGCTTGGTTATTGAACTAcgtctttgtaaaaattgttacAGGGAAGTAGTCGAATGATTCTCATCGCCGCCTTTCCAAAGTGAGTCAAAAGAGTAATGGGTTTATAATAGAGTAGGTATGGTTACTAGAGGCACATTTTAGTACGCAGAGTTAATCACCTACTCGATGAATACGCAGTTTGGTAAATATTTCAGCACATATGTTATGTGTTTTTATATCAATGATGTATTATATCTAACGCAAAATATGATATCTTGGACGGAGGAAAGAATAAAGATAAGAATTGACAAACCATTTCAGATTCATGGTTATGGCGCGTTATACCTAATGCACGATATatgggatttttttcattagcACTACAGTTGCTACAGCAAAGTTAAGCAAGCAATTCTATTTTTAGGCTACATTTTGGAGAACAGTGACTGTTAAACCTTGGATAATAGACTTGCATTTCAGTGGGAAATAATACGAGGCGCAACAGCTACTCCAATTGAACGATAGGAAAAGAAATACACAGCTCCTTTAAACATTGTCATTACGCCAATTGACTGATCACCTCTGAAGAGCCCCCTTAAGGTTAAATACTGTGACACACTCTTTACAATATGCATTATAATAGCTTGTTGACATGTATTATGATACCATACAATGATTTCAATACGTGTTAGATTATGTGTGTGCGCTTTGACATAAATCTTCCATAAGCGTTGGCAGTCTGCTACCGTACAGCCAGACCTGCCACCCAATTTTATAATTTATCACCGTGACACCACAAAAGATGGGGGCCATGCCTTCTTAAGTCGCCGATAAAACAGCGCTAATATGATTCTGGTGTGGGTTTTTGAGCCGCAAAGTCGCCTGAAGTAAGAGATGAGGGGACAAAAGCGATAGAAAAGTAATTCTGTCATCTCAATTTAAATGCATAAACCAAAGCATGGATGGGAGATTAatgagttatttggtcaggagaTAATCTCTCGATATTTGTGACCCGTAACAATAACGAAATGAGATATAGTGGCAAACGATAAGTATAGGCTGTTTCTTATAACTACATAACAGTGATAGGAAAGTTGCAGTTTAGTCTTACgtttatcacaatatttaacatATATCACATAACATTTAACATACATCTTTCCAATAAAAATTAGTTTTGGCTGGCCTGTGAGACAGATAAACCGTACGCACAAACTCAAAAGAGTACCGGCTCATAGTTGATATGGTGTCGTCACCGCCAGGCTGGTATTTTAAATGCTTCATTGTACCCCAGTCATGTCCTCAGACCGTGGATAGCGTGGATCATAAAGATCCAATATTCATATGAAGGCTATATGTGTAGGTACTACTTTACAAGAGTATTTACCGTCAAAAGCACAAGAGGCAGTACTGATATCGCAGTGCACCTGCATGGCTTCTATTCTTTCTCTGGATGAAATACAAACAGTGATTAAAAACGTTTCACTTGCTTAATCCATTATATTGTCCATCAACATCGTTCGATTTGCAAAGTATCTTGGttatgttttgtaaattttgtgagcATTACAGCGACTGCTACTACCAAAGCATTGTTTATATCTGCTCATATGCCATTTCTCCTTCACTGAGACAACAGCCATCACAATGTTCACCAAAGCTCTCTTAAATACACTTACACAACAACCCGTTCTTTTcgattttaaaaactttgcctattcatatcaaacatgacTTACACCAGCAATAGCGTACTAtactgtttaaggtagaatgcgcctcggggacagatattttgactcccaaacttttcccattcttttctgatctacgacttgtgggggctcattttaaaacccttgaataaatgaacattttcaccatcttagttttttgaaaatcgaaaacttcattttctccatagagttaacacagggatgtggccattttgaatttcaaatatttcaaatattgcgtaatttgtttcgctagtaccAAAACTTGTTCGGTGACCAtcgatttctattcttgattttgaaagagaattgttgaaagattccctgaggaaagtttgaacaaaatgttaAATCTTTCATCCTTAAGAGTGCAATACTACTATAGTGTTTGTAAATGCCAACACAATATGCTGTAGACTTGTATCGAAATCTACTTTCGAATAAACTGGATGCAGAGAAGCCATGGACGGCCCGGGACAATTTCCATCACGCTGAGGTTGCGTAATGAGCACGTGACTCTGATAAAGATTTTGCTGATTAAGTAGGTCACATATATTATGTGTAATACGCATGGCATGTAACCAATGTCGCtaattttaaacttcaaaacatGCCCAAATAAGGCCATACACTCGATGCTGACAACTTATCCATGATGGGATGTTTTGATGTCCGTTAATATATTTTAATAAAGCGGACAGCATGACTCTCTTCTGTATATTGTGCCATATTACACTGAATATATGTTTTGTTTGCTGAGATTTCGCCGCGTGTAATCTTGTATTTGTGTTACTCTTAGCGATGCTATTTATAGTACAGCAAGTAGTGTGGCACAAGTGTTGATTGGCGAGAGCATTATATTAAAGTACGGCTTTTTAATAACATTCCGCCCTCTCCCTCACCTCGGCTGACTTTCTCTGCTAGCACTTAATATTCCTTTACAAGTTGAAAATACGTTAGCCATGTACAACCATAGTAACTGTTACATAATTATTCCGTATTTATAGGAGAGGCTAACAGCGTGCTAATTCCGCTCTCATAAAAATCCGGAAACTTAAGCCGATACTGAACTTTTTATGCCAGCCTGCAACTTTCGTTATTCGCGTTATATTTTAACGAAATATTTTTAATCGAACCGCAATAACTGAAAAGTGGCCTTGTGGTGACTCGACTTATAGCACGGAATAACCTGTATAGGGATGAACTCGATGGGGAAATTTCCATCACGAAGAGCTTGCGCAATGGAAATGTGAATCTCTTGTAAACGTTTACTTGTTgtgcagtagtagtagtaatgaATGCCCAAACAAGGAAATTCTAGTCGTCGAGTCTGATAAGGCTACATGTTTACTGTGCACGgggattttcaaatatattctgATTCATACTAAATATCCTTAATGTGCACAGAGTAGAGCAGAGGCTCTGAGAATGTGGATTACCTTTTTTGTTTCACACACCAACGAAGAAGAGCAAATCATGAATGTTACACCCATGATTAAACAACTATCTTTAATGTATCATTGCTTAATTTTTTGGAAGGACTGAGTAAAAAAGGTCACAATTATATAGGGCTTCATCATCGTTTCATTTTATTGCTCTATGCCTGTTGCACTCGTTCAACTTCACAACATGTGAAGCCGAATATGCCGTCTATCCAAATAGTCGCTGTTATTCTACAAACAATGTCTCCTAATACAGCTTTGCACTGGTGGGTTCAAGGTTAAACGTGTACATACTTGTACATGGTCACGTGATGACATTTCTCATACATGAGAGGGGCAACATTAAGATAGGCAAGTCGAGGGAGGTTACGTTAAGAAAAGTAGGGCCAAGCATAATTAACTCTGCACTCAGCCACGAAAATGCTTGTGATGTATTCATGCAGAACTTTCAAACGGGGTGTAAATCTCTAAACCCAGAAAAGGTTGTTTCCTTTACAGCCAGACAATAAGTGTCCGCGAAGTTTTAATCTTATCCTCTTCAAACAATTACGTACGTAGTAGTCGGGATATCTGTTTGACTTCCACGGCTATTGGAAGTTGAAGGTCATTTAATTGACATTTTtctagcatggaggtaggaacaACTAACTTTATGTGCAGATGTTGTCAGAATAAAAGTTCCACTTGAGTCAAATTAAATGCTTCAAAGTTTTTCAGGAAGTACTAACATTCATGAAATATATACAACAAGAGTATCAATGGGCTGTCAGCGGAGATAATAAAGTGTTAAATATAGTAGTACGGCCAAAGTGCATGCTATCATGTATAGTTCAGTACGACTCGGTAGACACGGCATCTGTCAATAATCAAAGTGAATAAATCTTGCATGCAAGGTCTTTGTAAAACTGTTGAAAACAGTTATAATCATAACCCGCTATGTGACATCAGCCATCCTAGGTGACTCCTTGCGGTTGTGCTGGgataacatttttacaaaatgccACAATTTATGCGAACATGGAAGCCTTCAGAGAAAACGTTCCACAACTCTAAAAATTGCCTTCGACTGATCTACAGATGTTTAtgcgtgagagagagagagagacagagagagatagagacagagagacagagacagaaacagaAACAGGGACAGACAGATACTAACGTACTCTCTCGTCTGACATGCCCTTCAAGGAGCGACTTTTGGGCATACAATGTATTTGTATGACAGTCAAATCATGCGATTTAATGCATTCTAAAAAAGGTTGAGTCTTGGTAAGACTAGCGCTGTAGGCTAGTCCTTGACGCTCATTGATTTAAATGAATTTTGGCCAATTGACTGAATTAACTAACACAGTACCCTATAAGCGAAGCTTGTCTCCCTCATGACAAACTTCATAAACGAATaccatacaaattttggtagGCTGTGCCTTTTGAGAATGGTTACAATGTCGGCTTAAGGGTTTTTTGTCGTGGCCTAAGTGTTGGCCGCGATTCTGTAGTCCTTACGTCGAGAAAAAGTTGAATGGATTATTTAAGTGTACAAATAAAGCCACTTTGCCACTACGATCTGGTATTTAAAGCTTTCTTGTGATAGTGGGGATGTCTTGAATAGGAAGTGTGCATTGGTGAAAGAACCAGACTACCCGAAACAAGCCGGGGTTTTCATCAATCATGACACTGTTAGTACACGTATTAGGACCTGAAAACAAGCTTAAGAGGAGGATGTTATGCAGGGAGGGCCACTATGAATCAAATATTGGTTTATGGAATGTCATTTATGCACCAATAAAGAGAATACGACATTGCTTTGTCGGGATGGCTTGGGCAGCTACACGccctttcagaaacattttcagAGAATTTCTCTGTACAGTTTTCGCCCGAGTTTTCGTCACATAGTCTGTTTCCTTTATTTCTAAAACAGAGGTAGATTTTACAACGAGTGAAAGGAATGTACAGTCAAGAATTTATTTTCttataattttatatttgaGTTTCACGCATTTCTATGTATGGCAAAAGGTTTGTCAAAGCGTTTAGCGTCCATTCTGTATTATAATACTTTTCGCGCCTTTAGTGTtaagagaaaacaaaacaagcCAATGAAGTCATTGGTTATATTTTTAGCTTTCATGCGCCTGCCATGACAGACCACTGGGGAAAACCATGACATCACTGCCAATTAATGCTCAAACTTGGAATGTTCGTACAATGATCGGACTACAGACATGCACGTCCATCAGAGGGGGAGCAATTAGAGTCAACTGGTTTGAATGAACATAAACTTGTCAAAAAGACCACATGAATTTTTGtgcttttgtccaaaaatggtTTTAtgcaaaaagtatcaaaacacGTTGGCCTAGGTGGTCCGACTCAAGTACCCCATGCTATTCTACTGAATATTAAAGACTTTGTGACCACACGTGGTCAGTAAGCACGTGTAGTCATATCGTGATACCCCAAGCAAACCTTGCAAAGCCGGAATACAAGTTCAAATACGCGTTGCAGTGACAAACACAACAGTGTATTATGGGTGAGTAATTTCATTATGAAGTGATAATTCATCTCGCTGAGTACTGTCAGGGCATATCTGTTCCTATATTCACTTCTTGGCGTACGTGCTGCCGGCAATATCTACAGACCTACGCCCCTACAGACTGGTTTCCCTGCTATCGTGCGTTGATCTAGAATAGCCGCGTCAATTAGGTTGAAAAGATCAGATATACAAAACTAGTagaatatgaaaatgtttatcaCGTCAAGCACATCAGAGGTGTCCCGTTGCAATAAGACCTTCCAGTTCTGTTACAATGATATTACGAATACGGTTTGATCTCGCTAATACTACAAGCACTCCGAGTGCGAATTCTCGACAATCAACCGACGCGTAACATATATGTTGTCTGAAAGCCTATAGATATTGGCAAATATTTTGCTCCGGACCGTATTTAATTATCATTGTTAACATAAGGATTCTGTGACAGTAAATTTGAATAACCCTGAAGATTACTTTTTACTTTCTCCTGTACAAAAGATTTAGAAGGAAGAATCCAAGGATAAGAAATTGTCTTGCCCTACTGTAATTATACAATCGCCAACCTAAGACCCCCTGTACTATTTCAATGATCGCATGCATTTACTTTCCTCTCAAAATCCCAAAATCTGGCAGGGGCTGGTTTCAAGAGGATTTCAACGGGCATAGTTCTGCTCTGCCTATTCGCCAGCGTTAAGGCAGTGTACTTCACATCAATTGAAGAGTGCAAAACTCATTGTAACGGCGGAAGGTGTTATGATCATGGCGAAGTAATCAGTCTGTCAAGGCGTTATCAATGTCACGGCATGAAAGAGACAGAAGATAATGCATATAACGGAACGAACGACAAGGAAGAACAAAAGACCACTGTTAGTACTCCTTCTCTGACTCCAACTACTATGCGTGAAACTTCTCTACCTGTCGAACAGCCCAATACTAATGGATATTACAAAGTAGATGAGAATGGTGAGTTCCCTCATgtgcctgtgttaactcaatttTTCAAGATGCTGTAATGTAATAATATAAAACATCTAAAGAAACTGGAATCTTTATAAGACTTTATTTTCGGGGAGCACTTTCATTTTGCCTCTTTAGACCACATCGTGATCACCTACCAGTAACACACTGTAACTTTctcacagatttcatacaagtcCCAGTTTCAACG is a window from the Ptychodera flava strain L36383 chromosome 11, AS_Pfla_20210202, whole genome shotgun sequence genome containing:
- the LOC139144174 gene encoding uncharacterized protein; translated protein: MGAGFKRISTGIVLLCLFASVKAVYFTSIEECKTHCNGGRCYDHGEVISLSRRYQCHGMKETEDNAYNGTNDKEEQKTTVSTPSLTPTTMRETSLPVEQPNTNGYYKVDENDFIQVPVSTIWIAVITFFVIIIVVLVLLIAILYVLWRLKMSIPIQMEQLFRRRNGDIVEKNGAIKRSASGQSMDVIVAHPEGGLSEHDVTNATRV
- the LOC139144179 gene encoding uncharacterized protein, producing MERFIGILVLLSTSDFVQGQCEFDCYTYKNYCMDQGKDISEDVRYECAPCSDICHASDDDSNEKPSSECVDYCSHYLWYRSFEKQNNGFLGKTLYGDISLVAIICITFSAVCVMVVLRIIEKCKLKKKYKHYTNVTELHRKEADIPNSVSISTVTQVQNHQFESNNDQPANGRAHGHQHGGRLDSETNMTLNSAGNGHAVLHAIPSDGDSDNSTQVLKS